The Candidatus Deferrimicrobium sp. DNA segment GTCGCCGACTTCTCGGGGAGGCGGCGTGGCTGATCCCGGGTTCGACACCGTCCTGCGCTTCGTTGCGGGGCGGGGAGGGGGCGACGCCGAGCTGTGCGTGACGCGCATGCGGGATCGCCGGTACGAGGCGCGCGAGGGGCGGCTCGACGGGATCGCGCTCGCGGATACCGTGGCCCTCGGGTTGCGCGTCTTTCGCGACGGGCGGATGGGGTTTTCCTACGGCTTCCGGGGCGACGCCGCCGACCTGGCCCGGATGGTGGAAGAGGCGCTCTTCTGCGCGGACGCCTCCGACCCGGATGCCGCCTACGGATTGCCGGACGATGCGGGACCGGCGGCGGATCTTCCGCTGTACGACCCCTCCGTCGAAACGGTCCCGGAGGGAGAGAAGGGGGAGTTCGCCCGCTCCCTCGAGGCGCAGGCCCTCGCTTTGGATCCCCGGGTGAAGCGCGTGCGCACGGCGGCGCTGCGCGAGACGGTCGCCACCGTGTCCCTGTTCCATTCCCGGGGGCTCGCCGCAACGATGCGGGAGTCCCTCTGTTCGGCGCACGTCGAGACGGTCGCCGAGGAGAACGGCGAGGGGCAGACCGGGTACGGGTTCGGGTTCGCACGCTCGCTGCGCGGTTTGAGCGCGGCCGCGATCGCCGACGAGGGCGCGACCCGGGCGGTGCGGATGTTCGGGGCGGTCCGTCCGAAGACCGGGGAGTACGTGGCGGTCCTCGAAAACGGCGCGGCGGCGGAGCTGCTCGAGGTGCTGATCCCGTCGTTTCTCTCCTCCCAGGTCGCCAAGGGAAAGTCGATGTTCGCGGGAAAGGTCGGGAAGAAGGTGGCGTCGGGGGGGATCACGGTCGAAGACGACCCGATGGATCCCGGAGGTTCCGGCGCCGAGCCGTTCGACGCGGAGGGCACGCCGA contains these protein-coding regions:
- a CDS encoding TldD/PmbA family protein → MADPGFDTVLRFVAGRGGGDAELCVTRMRDRRYEAREGRLDGIALADTVALGLRVFRDGRMGFSYGFRGDAADLARMVEEALFCADASDPDAAYGLPDDAGPAADLPLYDPSVETVPEGEKGEFARSLEAQALALDPRVKRVRTAALRETVATVSLFHSRGLAATMRESLCSAHVETVAEENGEGQTGYGFGFARSLRGLSAAAIADEGATRAVRMFGAVRPKTGEYVAVLENGAAAELLEVLIPSFLSSQVAKGKSMFAGKVGKKVASGGITVEDDPMDPGGSGAEPFDAEGTPTRRRELIAKGELRGFLADAYWGRKLGTGTTGACRRPGPKAPPTVGISNLRIDPGVDPPSALFKAAGDGILLTEFLGIHTADPVSGDFSVGASGIRIAGGALAEPLHGFAVSGNILGLLEKVEAAGSDFRWFGNVGAPSLMVSAISVGGE